The Onthophagus taurus isolate NC chromosome 6, IU_Otau_3.0, whole genome shotgun sequence region TCCTCAAGTTGTGGTTTAAAACAGACTCGAAACAAAGACACACGACAACACATCGCacaccaatattttttatttaaaataatagtctGCAATCGTTCAGAAGAtgcatactttattttcgagCGCAATTTCACACGACAATCCAGTTGTAAAACGTTCGTTATACTAATATGGTGTAGGCGGCGTCGACAACGATAGCAAAGGTTGCCCAAATGtgattcataaaaaacataCCTTGCTTGATACTGAAGACCCACTCCGAAAGTTGAACTCCAATCAACCAGAGAACCGTGGAACAACTTATGTACGGTGCCTTGCGACATTTTCTTTCCAAAGCGTTCCACGGTGGGGAAGCAAACCTCCCCAAGATTGATTCGATCGCCCTTTCGGGATATTCGACGCCAGAAGCATATGTCCCAGCTGTACATTACGTTTAGTAGTAGAGTCTTTGGTAAAACATCTACTAACCGCAACGTACAGTCTTTACGGGAAATCGTCGAATTAACGCTCTCCATAGCCAACTCCTGCAACGTTAACACTGCAAGAGACAAAAAAACTGAACgagcttcaaaaaaaaacgctattaACCGTTGTCAGGCAGCAGCCTGAGAAGGGACTTATACAGGTTAATTTTGGTGTTGTACATGTTAAGGATGTTTGAAGAAGCAGCAAAGCAGACGGTGGGATTCTGGTTTACTGCATTCAACGCGTTCACGAAGTGGCGCTTATGATGTTCCAAAGTCGTCACTTTGGTTTGCAATTGAGGTTTCAAGCCCAAGATGAAAAAATCCTCTTGGGACAAAAGACTGCTTGCCAAGTTGGTTGTTGAATGCAGAAACGCATCAACCCATGGGTCGGGATGTGCGGTATTTACAGCTGGAAGATTTTGCCTCTGCGGGATAGTAGGGATAGGTAAAGGTGGTGGGAACACCACATTTTGTGGTGGGATAGTTGTGATAGTTGGCGGGCTGTCACGGATGTCGATGGTCACCTCTGGTGGAGATGTAACCACCGTTGCAGGTCTGGTTACTGTAGCGAGTGTAGGTACTCTTCGTGTGTTACGGGGAGGTTTGGCTAATGCGTTGCGCAGCAATCTACAGGAGTCTTGTGAAGCAGGAGAAGGGTTTGGGCGGGTAGTTTGTTTCACGCAACCCCTTGACAACAAGTTGACGCGTTTTTTTATACGGCGGGATGTGTACCGTATGGGTCCACTCGAGAAGACAGGCGAAACACATATCCTATCGGAGGGTTGGGATACGTCTTCCGTCGCTGGTACAGACGGTGCCGCAAGCACCTGGTTTTCAGCAGGTGCTTGACTTGTGACATCCGTATGTACAATATCTGGAAGTGGTTGTACCACGTCGGCCTGATTGGTAGCAGGTTCAGGTGGCACAACAACTTCCTGATATGTTCCTTCTTCTCGTATCTCCATACTGATGCGAGTTAAGCCGTAGGACGACAAGGTTGGACTGGTGGTAACAATCGCACCATTGTCGTTCCCTGGCTGTGACCGGAGCTCATTCATTATTTGCTCGTACAGTGGTGGGTCTGTAGTGAAATCCTGCATGGTACGACTCAAACCGTCAAAGTTGCCGCTGCAATATAATGGTAACGACGGTAGGCTTGACTCAACAACATTCGTACTGTCGTTATTGCGTGGCAGCACGGCAACCAGTGGGTCGGTCATACCATCGGTATTATCGCTTGCACGAGCGTGGCTGTTACCAATTAAGTGAAGCATAATGGGAAAGACTTCAAGGAATCAAAAgggttacaaaaaatttggattattttattaaaattatacgtTCGCTCACGTCTGACAAGTTTGCAATCCGCTGAAGAACCACTTTTCTCagcgtataacaattaatgtctgaaatcatcacaaacatacatgaagaaaaccgataaaaattgtattgatgtaacttacttttcaaatggttttctatCACGTCTGACAGGTTTGCAATGCGCTGAAGAACCACTTTTCTCagcgtataacaattaatacctgaaatcatcacaaacatacatgaagaaaaccgataaaaattgtattgatgtaacttacttttcaaatggttttctagCAGAAGGCGATTTCTTCGTGGTCGGAAAAAcacagtttttaacaaaatctgttattattgTAAACACACTTTTTAAGGAATTATCGTCTTTTGTACACTACTATATCACTCAGCGACTGCTGTACACGGAGTGAGGAGTAACCCACTTTCCACTACCTTTAAGTACGGGTTAGTGAACAGGTATTTGTCCGGTCAACTGTCTGGGAATGCGAGGTCGTTTAGGTCTTCTCCTTGTTATCGCCTGTGACTGAAGGGGAGGTCATACTGTCTGGGAATGCGAGGTTGTCCAGGTTTTCTCCTTGTTATCGCCTGTGGCCCAAGGGGAGGTCATACTGTCTGAGAATGCGAGGTCGTTCGGACCTTATCTTCGCCCGTGACTCAAGGGGGGGGGGAGGGGGAAGGGGAGGTGAAGaggtttctttaaataaaactcatcaatatggataaaaaaataacatttatttcttttctaacgTACATTTAATACAATGCATTTTAGGTGGTGGTGGTCCATCGAAATGAGTTTCCGCACAATCattattataatgttcaaGACACGGTAACttcatttgtaacattttcgattgCTGGTAGGCGAACGGTAGTTGGGTCCAAATTCTTCGTAATTCCATAGATGGTACTTTATCGAAATAATACTGTgttggtaaatattttaaatcacgaGCTGGAATGTTCGCAAATGAGGCATCttgttcatattttttcattacgcTGTACACTTTCTTGGCAGATGTAAGTGGCCAACACCCAAACACAGTGAACACTTGTTCCATCGCAACCAGCTCTTAACTATCCCCCATTACGACTTGTCTCTGCTTTATAGTCACCGACTGTCTTTCGCATCCTTGTTTTGCACCCCCTCTTCGACAACTTCTTGTAAGTGGCGTACATTGGAAAGAGCGCACATACTTCTTCGTCGCGAGTGAAAAGCACAGCTCGGTATACCCATCTCAAGTTTATAGATACTACCTTCCAACGCAAATATCGGCGCGGAAATAATatgtcttaaaaatttaattttttcaggtCCTTTAACATACACTTTCTTGACATTCCGACACAGATATTTGACTATGGCGTCGAATTCCATTGGATGGATAAAACCAACTTTCCAGTCGATGCAATGATGATGTGTCATTAACCAGTTTGCAGTATTCCTATATTTAGATGGTAATGAAGCTATACTGCTACTCGGTTGAAAAACGTGGTGGGTTATGCATTTGTTACTATCACATGATGCTAATTCTTTAGGTACGAACTGATCTTCGTTGACCATGAAACCTTGTATATCGAGAATTATGTattgagttttatttgaatacatCTTGCTTCCGTACATCAACACGATTATCCATACTATGCAGCCGTAGAAATCTGTCGCACAACTTATACTCTacgacttttttttgtttacgctGAATATAGAAGTCTCACATTTCGGATGATGAGCTACGGGTGCGATGCGGCTCAGGATCCGATCCAACTACACACTACCAACCCTTCTTTCCCCATACTCAAGTCATTTgtttgacgatttttgttaGTGGAGAATATTGAAACGCCTTATCATGTAAAACTAAACAGTATGCTGTGGTACCATCAGGAATCGGATTTTTTGTCGTAAATTCTATCCGTATTTCTACCCCACTTTTGTGTAGCGCTTCTGCTTGATATGTACAATCAATTCCAATcagtggataattttcaataaattgtttcggAGTGAGTAATGGTTCTCCTTCCTTCCCATAGTAGGACTTTTGAAAGCGTGTATACATGTCATATAACACTGCGACACGATTACTATCAAAGTCCACGTTCAGATTATCGTATGGGTAGCGTTCACCGTTTAGGAATACCGTCAAATTGGTGAGTTTTACATTATCAAAGGTTGCCATGTTCGCCAACTgttttcctttcttctttgtttgaaacccaattattataaatctagGTGTTTCCAACTGCGGAGCTGTTTTCACAGCCCATGAATGCTTTGTTGTTTGAGGTAAAGAAGGATATTCATGTACTTCCCAACTGCGAAAAGGTATTTGCAGATCAATATTTCGTCCTGCTATTTTTGTTAGAGCTAATTGTTCTCGTAAGCCTACGGCTAGATGGGGCATTCTCCACAcaactttatcgatttttaactgTAACGGTTCTTCTACCGTATTCACAAGCAcatcattatcatcattattacGAATTAACACTAGCTCTTGTCTCACATTCATcacaattgttttaaaatcttcagCAAACCCTATTAATGTCTTTAGCGGTACACTCAAtccaaaatttccatttttatccaTTATTGCATCCGTTACAGGGGATGTTGGGACCACTTGACCTAGCAGATCCTCGCCCATGTTCCAACCTGCGTTCGCCAACTTTATTATATCGTGAGGGGTATACGAAAAGTATCCTTTCATACATGATGTTAACCCCACGTTTCTCACTCCATCTATTTGAACACCATTTATAAGATAGCGAATATCACTGAACATAAACGCTACaggattatttatcaattttgcaGTTGCACTAGCATCTTTTGTTGCTTTACCACTCGCATCCAGTTTACGTACGCTCCCTTCCAcatacaaaaaactttcatgAGGCAATGTGTAATTGTCTATTTCGGGTATGCCTATACGAATTTCATCATTGTTACCGAAGCTAGTAGAACCAAACGGTTGATGGGAATGATATTCGTAACTTACAATCGAGttatctacttttattttctccGTGACGTTTAAGGACTCCATTTATAGTAGTTGAAAACCTAAGTTGCTTAAATACTGACGATTGACGCGTGTTAACTGGGTAGTTGATTTTCGCTTACTGTTAGGTTTTACATCCTTTCGTACCGTTTTATACATTACTCTATCACCCAGATTTTCCTGTGCTTTTCTTCGAACGTCGTACACTATACCCATATTAAATACCCTACTACTCACACCGATTTCAAGTGCACTCTCACGGTCACTTCTTCGTCTCTGAAGTTTACCAACTGACCGTCCTGATCAAGTATGCGTACTATTAATGTACTAATCACGTTCGTTGTAACAGGTAAGTAAATCGGTTGTTGCGGAgcttctattattttaaaaccagcCGGTACGTTCGGGAAGAAATGATACAACACGTGCATGGGTTGTCCATTCGTATACGATCCGGAGctcaaattacaataaatttgtaatgcattcgttttatttatattcacgATATGATCCGATTCTGTTATCGTGTTTTTAGGTATAACTTTAGGGTTAAAACCAAGTAAGGAACCGATTGAATTATCGctagcaaaatttattcgccggtttgtttttatctcagcACGTTGCGTATTATTGTTACCTCTTATGCGTATCTGTGTACCCGGTGTAGTCACGCTGAGAATATTCCTcgctgttaatgtttttttaacgtaTTCGTTAATATCGTTAATATCGTATGTTCCTAGCGGTATTTCAATATTCTCTGTAAAATTTCCCATATGATCttcatattgtaaaatattgtttgttgaATCGATATTAGGTAACGTATTGaacgtttcgaaatttaaaagagcTAACTCGTATGTACCGAGTTCATTCAAATAAATCGGTGGGTTAAAGTTACAAGACAACTCCGACCCCCTTCCGGTGAGCGTAAATGTATAACTTGTATGTATTGTATCTTGTTCCATTGTTGTTCTCAAGACTAATCTTACACGGATACTTCCTTGGTAtttaaactatctaagaaatgcagacacaattgtccacaatttGTTTGATCTTCTTTTTGATATCGTCGATAATTATACCTCACAATATTTCTCCCCCCATCCGATATAAAATACTTCTCCACTTCAATCGGTGGTCGTAAATCTCCATAACTGTCAAAGTAGTTAACATTTACACCATCCTTGTTGTAAGCTGTCCAGTGAGTACCGGGACCCGTACGATTATCAAGATTTATTATCCCACTCTCTCGTTTTCGGATTTTCTTCGGTAAATTGTTTCTCATGTACACCCCACGAAAGTTTAACAGATCAAGCGCTCGTGCATATCGCCTTAACTCTACATCCGTTAAAGAATGTTGgggtatttttattagttttttgctacagttttataaccacaaccctttttatatggattaataaacattccTGTACCAATTTTGTTCGCCCTCTTGGGGCGTTTTAGTCGCTTTGATTTTCGTGATACCGTTTTCATGACTAGTCCGCAACCTTGCTTATATGGTTTAATATACAAACCGCTGCcgatcgcttttggttccatAGCCCGATTGTGACGTTGGGCTTCTTGTAACTGCTCCCTTGCTATTTTTGCTTCGTTTACGGTTTTTGCAATAGCTGCTGCACCTCCGCCTAAAGAACCGAGAGCACCCAAAGCTGCAAGTATTAAGGGTAAAAAACCTCCCGTCTTGGGAATCTTGATTATTTTTCCGCGCGGTTTAAGTATTCTACCTTGATAAGGTTTCAACAGATTGTAACCCACTTGTACATCTCCCTTTGTATTCGTACTGTTGGTCTGTGCAATCGCTCGCCGCACTAAGTTCATTGCCTGCGTAAACGACAACTTACCGCCACGTTTCAACTTCTGACGAGTTGTCCCTCTACGTCTTAGGGCACGAATTTGCATTCCCATacccattattgtttttccttTCATTATCGTTGACACTAACGCCGACGATAGTCGCTCTCCTAAGCTTGCGTCTTTACTTCTCAACCGCTCTTTCGCCGTCTTATACAACTCTTTATCGGCTATGTGTCGCTCAGCTAAATTCGATGTCGCTGCGTAGGCAATATCATGCGTTTTACAGGCGTCGTCTAATTTATTCACTCCCCGATCTCCACGAACTAATCTCTTTACCAATTTGGTTCCCGGACcgcaataattataacctggCAAATGTAGTTCTATCGGAAGCTTATTGATTAATGTATTCACAATACCTCGACCAGACCGTTTGCTTGATCGATGCATACTGTTTCACTGTCCTAACATTCAtaccattatatttaatagcttTCGCACATTATTCGGTGAATATTGGATGGTTAATAATACGCtcacatttgaaaaaaaattttatttattttaagtcattacatatttaaatctttcatgaaaaatcttatttctaaattcgcTGCTTAAGTACAGGTGTAACATATCATTTACATAActtattctattcttaaatCTAAGACGATCTAAATACATTTCCTCCCAATTACACTTTCGTGATTGTCTATACGCATAAGTCCATGCATACATTCTATGCATCTCATTTTTACTCTCATCAATCCGCACCTTACCCATGTCTTTATTGattgtgaaataatttaaacaaatctacatccaacaagattttatcgaaattgtACAACATCACTTCCTTACTTATACATATTTGTTCAGAACACGATTCATTGAGCATCGTTAACATATTACGTTTCACATCTCCATCCATTGCAGCTAACGCGTTTATAACACTATCATAATATGCTTTGTAATTCACAGTTCTCAATAATTTCAGTCGAGTTGCTACTAAATCTGCTACGTTCCAAAGCTCATGCAACGATTCATAtgcaatatatacatattctCCACCCCTCTCCAACTTTAAAATCTTGCAAACGTTTTCCATCCAATCGCACGATATACTGACACCACACAACACTATCTGCGACGGAGACTGATTAGCAAAACTGTTTGTGATTGTTGACTTATACATAATAATGTTGTGCCAATCGTtttccgttaatgttaaacattgaCCTTTTCCCATTAACCTTACCACTGGTTCAAAATGTAAGTCAGCACTTAATCCTATTGCCACACATTTCGTGCGGCTCTTATTTAGTGCATACACTGTTTCCGAAAATAGAGGACCTCTACTTGCTCTTACTGTACTGTCCGACATGTTGGTTAAGCTCTCCATGTTATCTATTCTCGAAACTACTTCATTATTACCGTTAACACTTTGCGTCATAATAAAAGGGCTTAAGTCTGCAAACGAATCTTTTCCATCAGCGACCGCTTGCATATTGTTACCACACTCTATAACTgtattaaacttttcttgttttaacacCTCTTCAGATGCCACGGGTGTCAACGAGGGTTTTATCACCTTTGGACTTATGCTCGCTTTTTTGGACACCGCCTGTTGAACCTCGAGACTTCTCTTCGGTGCTTTTGTATATTGTTGTCTGGAACCCACtaagtatatataacattaatacttCTGCTGTAAGACAAGTGTTTATGGACTTACTTGTTCTGCGTTGTTATGTCACCACTACGTCGGATGATTTCAATGAAACTAATCTTTTATGAACCTGACTTGCTATTTATGCACATCATTTTAGGTGGGGACGTCAcggtcacaattaaggttgacttcaagttctccgttgaggtcaaagtaaaggtcattgttcaggtcaaggttactgatcaatGTCATAGTCACTcaacgtgatcttgacctgaggtgagctcaaagtaaatCCAACCCGGTCATGCTCCACTCCTCCGGGAGCACCCGAGAAGAGTCATCACTCGACTTGAgtacaccaaaaaaaaaca contains the following coding sequences:
- the LOC139430067 gene encoding uncharacterized protein, which codes for MLHLIGNSHARASDNTDGMTDPLVAVLPRNNDSTNVVESSLPSLPLYCSGNFDGLSRTMQDFTTDPPLYEQIMNELRSQPGNDNGAIVTTSPTLSSYGLTRISMEIREEGTYQEVVVPPEPATNQADVVQPLPDIVHTDVTSQAPAENQVLAAPSVPATEDVSQPSDRICVSPVFSSGPIRYTSRRIKKRVNLLSRGCVKQTTRPNPSPASQDSCRLLRNALAKPPRNTRRVPTLATVTRPATVVTSPPEVTIDIRDSPPTITTIPPQNVVFPPPLPIPTIPQRQNLPAVNTAHPDPWVDAFLHSTTNLASSLLSQEDFFILGLKPQLQTKVTTLEHHKRHFVNALNAVNQNPTVCFAASSNILNMYNTKINLYKSLLRLLPDNG
- the LOC139430124 gene encoding uncharacterized protein, which encodes MESLNVTEKIKVDNSIVSYEYHSHQPFGSTSFGNNDEIRIGIPEIDNYTLPHESFLYVEGSVRKLDASGKATKDASATAKLINNPVAFMFSDIRYLINGVQIDGVRNVGLTSCMKGYFSYTPHDIIKLANAGWNMGEDLLGQVVPTSPVTDAIMDKNGNFGLSVPLKTLIGFAEDFKTIVMNVRQELVLIRNNDDNDVLVNTVEEPLQLKIDKVVWRMPHLAVGLREQLALTKIAGRNIDLQIPFRSWEVHEYPSLPQTTKHSWAVKTAPQLETPRFIIIGFQTKKKGKQLANMATFDNVKLTNLTVFLNGERYPYDNLNVDFDSNRVAVLYDMYTRFQKSYYGKEGEPLLTPKQFIENYPLIGIDCTYQAEALHKSGVEIRIEFTTKNPIPDGTTAYCLVLHDKAFQYSPLTKIVKQMT